The sequence below is a genomic window from Oreochromis niloticus isolate F11D_XX linkage group LG3, O_niloticus_UMD_NMBU, whole genome shotgun sequence.
GAGTTGGTGGGCATACAGTCGCACAGAGCCCTCCTCTCCGCCCTCAGCACCAGCGTCTCTGTCTGCAGCAggaaggaaacaaacaaaaaaaccacaacatTTTACTACATTAAATACCAATTTTCTGACCAGTTGCCCTCATCACCTGCAAAATGTTCTAAAAAGTGAAATGTTAAAAcgtttcatttaaaacatttgatatgtttctATGTTCTACTGTGAATAATTGCACAGTATCCCTGATATTTTGATACaattacaattttaaaaatatatttttaccaTTTATCTGGATGCTATTCTAAGAGTTTAACCATAGATGCTGTCACATCATTTTTATTACGTAACAGCTTATTCAAACCTCGTAGATTTAAACAAATATAAGCCATAACATCACGActgcaaataaaacataaaaatcgacataaaagaaaactgaataaaGAGGTTTAACCCAATTACAAAGAATTTCTAAGGTTTACAAAGTGCTTACTGTCCATGTCTTGCACATTGTTTTTTATTCTGCTAGTCTGTAACTCTGCAGTTCAGTAGCTTATTGGAGGCTGGAAGAAACAATAGCTTCAGGCAGTTTGTTTTGCACTTTGGCCCTCCTGAGTCTTCTTCCTGATGGCAGAGGTTTGCCTTCAGAGGAAAGATGTGCAGTGTGCTTTGTTGCTTGTTCTGTAACAGCATGCTCACACGGGCTCTGTAAGGGCCCGTACTCTTATTCCCATGACCTTCATGGTTGTTTTATGCAAGCCTGCTGTTAAGTTGCCAAACCATTGCAATTCCATATTTAATAAGGACGCTCTCTAGCATCAACAAGCTCTGAATCACTGCTGCAGGCTTATACACAGTTTATTGATGTGTATCTGCCAACAGCTAAATATTTATACGAGGACGGCTGACAGTTATTGAGTGGATTCTGATGAGCACTGGTTCGTGATCAATAACTATTTTCTCTGATTTAGTGATGCTTGGAATCAGATGATTAGTTTCACACCATTTTGATGAAGTTGTTCAATCTCATCATGGTACACAGAAGAATCTacggggtgtcaaacataatcAGCCCGGCAAGGACTCCAATCCGAGGAGGAGAGCATAAGTTTTGGAACTTTCAATTATAttttaataggttttgcagcttctCCTgatactacaccaaagtaattaagtaatataaaaaactgaatgacggaaaagtttttctttttgcgaTCAACTCTACAGATTTCTGTTTTCTACAATGTGtctacaataaaaaacaaaatgctatTTTCTGTGAAGTAACAGAAACTTTTGAGATACCTCACTCGGTTTTCAGAGAACTGGGGTTACATTAGTAACCGAacgtttttctttaattttacatttatatctTACAGTTTAAATCATCCTGACACATTTCTTTCattactacagcagcatttctttatcatgtagaaaactAAGAAATACTGTTGAACTTGCCCTTTGTTATCCTTTTCTAAATGTGTGGTTAAACTTCTTTATACTGACAGTACGGGGAGTTTCATGGTCAGGAGTAATGTGTCAGCGTGTAGACAGATAATCCCTGTGAGCTAACAGTTCAtgcttcagactgctctaaactttcatcttcatccacatttttactcttggctctgtatgacCGTGACcatggctcagggggttgggaagcgcacctgtcaccggaaggtcgccggtttgagtcctggtcgttgtgtccttgggcaagacactttaccctactggtgttggccagaggggccgatggcgcgatatggcagcctcgcctctgtcagtctgccccaaggcagctgtggctacaaccgtagcttgcctccaccagtgtatgaatgtgagcgtgaatgaataatggcattgtaaagcgctttgggtgccttgaaaagcgctatataaatccaatccattattattattatgatatcAAAAAAGGGATTACTCCTGATGTGGTCCTCTCAGGCACACAGCAGACTTTTTGTTTGCGatgggcagccaatcagatacaGAGCTACTCTAGTTCTAAGAACACAGCTGAAAATATCATAATGGATGCTGTTTAATCCACAGTCATAGTAATATTAGTCATATTAGGATATGTTCTCCTACAGCAACGTGTGCACAGTGTAAAGTCTCATGCCACTTTCTCTCCCTCGTTTCCTCCAGCCTCTCTGTCCGCCTGTGTTTGACTACAGGAGTGGAGTGAGGTGCGTGGGATGTCGGGTCACCAGCTGCCGCTCagcacttcctgccataaataAATCGTACCAGCTCCAGCACGCTGCCTGATTGTAGACTGTTCACTAAGTTGAGCACAGCTCTGCACATCTTAcacctcctctctgtctccAGCCTCTACCTTCCTCCACCTTCAACTCAGCTTTAGGCTCTCCTCCTAGACCTTTCCCTTCATTTCCATTTGGAACAATCCATTTACCCCCCCTTCCTGGCAATTGGCCATGCTGTTTGGGTCACAGCCGCTGGATCTAACTTATCTCCTTGTCTGTCAGAGTAATCGAGGGGTGCAGCGATTGTTCTCAGTTGCATTAACCTTCATTTCTTGGGTCAAACTATATAAACAGAGAATAAAAGTCATATCAGCTGATCCAAAAGCAGGTATGTGTGCCCTGAACTGAAATCAGCACTACAATTCATACGTAAGCTCGGGGTGCTTGGAGTTAAAGTGTAAAATGTACAAGTTCCAAAAATATTTCACAACAATCAAAACTGTAGCGACAAAAAAAATCCCTATTCTTTGCAGCACAGGAATTTATAGGCACAGGTATTATGACTGCTCTTTGGCACAGTGATGGGAGTGTGTGGGTGTCTGAGGTCGTTTGGAAAATGAAGCACAGCGATCTCTAAAAGCTGCGCTCCACAATTTTCATATCTAAAAACcaggaaataaatgaaaaatgactAACCCTGCGCTAAAATGCAGACGTAGACATTAACATATACTAAAGCGTACCACATAATGTCACAtttagtatattacaatatggGAACTGATAGAAGCAGTCGCCACCCCCCCAAAAAGGCTCATGAAGATCAGTTATTTTATGAAATACATCAGCTGGTGCATGAATCTCTGCAGTAGTCTCTAGAATGAAAAGGAAACTAGAAAGGAGAGCTTCCACTTACCCGGGCATCTAGGTTGAAAGCGGTCTTCTTTAGATCTTGCAGCGCCCTCTGCATAAACTCAAAGGCATGACAGTCCACACATGGGCGACCtggaaacagcagaaatgagttCAGAAACAAAGACATGGGTTTAGATCAGCGGTGTGAGATACCAAGTTAGTACAGAGCCAGTATCACCGATGCTTATAAATGCAGATTATGTAGGGGGGAGGAGCGTGCCGTGATTTATGAGGTGAATGTATCACTCATACGATTAATGTGAATGCAATTCAATGACCTCTAAATGACTGtgaattttgctttttttcacaACAGAACACACACGCTCACggattttcacattttgagcctgaattttttttgtaaatgtgcatGACTGAAAAGCATCAAATTAGACTCCAATTTAATGCTGATTTGGCGTCTTCTTGTGGCTGCAGACATAAACTATACAATGTATTGAGTAGAAGTAGAGAATCAGTGACCTGACCCAGAGTCATCATTTACATAAAGGCACCATAAACCATATTAATGAGACTGATTAGTCTCTAGCAGAAAGCCACTGAGTGCTGTGATTTGTCATCTTTGAATTGATAATTTATTTgaagaaaatgtgtgatttcttttaaacaaatataCAGAATTTAGCTTTGTGTAAGTGTTCATCTAGATGTTTTTCTCATCTAGCTTTTAATTTACAAACAACATAATCAAGCTTTTCTACCTGAGCATTCATGAAGTCACACAATAAATAACCTTATGGATATTTTCCTTCTAACCTGCTCGGTATGTGTGCCTTTAAGCAGCAGTGGAGGCCCAGTTTCATGATCCAAGCATACATTAATTAAGATGACCTACAATTCCCTCAACAGCACCCCTTTGAGACCTGCAGTCATTAGACTGTGGAAAGATCACCGTGGCGGACACATTCTCGCTAAACATCTCAAAA
It includes:
- the nicol1 gene encoding NELL2-interacting cell ontogeny regulator 1 codes for the protein MASSGYVQAVVLLLALQLVCVGAADADHETGTVIPAESRPCVDCHAFEFMQRALQDLKKTAFNLDARTETLVLRAERRALCDCMPTNSLR